In Chelmon rostratus isolate fCheRos1 chromosome 20, fCheRos1.pri, whole genome shotgun sequence, a single window of DNA contains:
- the pkia gene encoding cAMP-dependent protein kinase inhibitor alpha, producing the protein MTDVEATYEDFIASRRSGRRNAIHEIPAAPGAQGTADLSQSLAQLNINKSGDEEEDTEKSQDSPAKEKETQAEGS; encoded by the exons ATGACGGATGTGGAGGCGACCTATGAGGACTTCATCGCCTCTCGACGGTCCGGCCGCAGGAACGCCATCCATGAAATCCCAGCGGCCCCCGGAGCGCAGGGAACGGCTGACCTGTCGCAGAGCCTGGCACAGCTCAACATCAATAAGTCAG gtgatgaggaagaagacacTGAGAAAAGCCAGGACTCTCcagcaaaagaaaaggagacTCAAGCTGAGGGCAGCTAA
- the zc2hc1a gene encoding zinc finger C2HC domain-containing protein 1A isoform X2, giving the protein MMEEFEDQDAPSVEDLIQCHTCKRSFFPKVLDKHAKICQKSATKKRRVFDSSRQRAEGTDIPTLKPVKPKPEPPKKQSNWRKKHDDFIATIRAAKVLTQVMKDGGPLPPPPPPTYDPDYVQCPYCQRRFNENAADRHIKFCQEQAARMPNKGKLGDVKKTPARTQYKPPASVKKTNSPAASTTPSASSRLPQRSGLGQPSGIPSSKSSSAGSIRTNPSGLTSPPSGVGSKTRAMSSGSVRNTQSGTALNKKKVDTYISRNDVDGMNEVGNGGMKSRFCHACGTKYPVESAKFCCECGVRRMCI; this is encoded by the exons ATGATGGAGGAATTTGAAG ACCAAGATGCTCCTTCTGTTGAGGATCTGATTCAATGCCACACCTGTAAAAGAAGTTTCTTCCCAAAAGTCCTG GATAAGCATGCTAAAATCTGTCAAAAGTCAGCGACCAAAAAGAGGAGGGTTTTTGActccagcagacagagagctgagggCACAGACATCCCCACACTCAAACCTGTCAAACCAAAG CCAGAACCCCCTAAGAAGCAATCCAACTGGCGCAAGAAACACGATGACTTCATTGCCACCATCCGGGCTGCCAAGGTGCTCACTCAGGTCATGAAGGATGGGGGACCATTGCCCCCACCGCCTCCTCCCACTTATGACCCAG ACTATGTCCAGTGCCCCTACTGTCAGCGGAGGTTCAACGAGAatgctgctgacagacacatCAAGTTCTGCCAGGAGCAGGCGGCACGAATGCCCAACAAGGGCAAGTTAGGAGACGTGAAGAAGACTCCTGCTCGCACACAG TACAAGCCTCCTGCTTCAGTAAAGAAGACCAACTCTCCTGCTGCGTCAACCACCCCTTCAGCCTCCTCTCGCTTACCCCAGAGATCAGGCCTCGGACAGCCCAGTG GAATCCCATCTAGTAAGAGCTCGTCTGCAGGTTCAATTAGGACTAATCCTTCCGGCCTCACAAGCCCTCCTTCAGG ggTGGGAAGTAAGACCCGAGCGATGAGCTCTGGCTCCGTGAGGAACACTCAGTCTGGAACAGCTCTCAACAAGAAGAAAGTAGACACCTACATATCAAG GAACGATGTCGATGGCATGAACGAAGTTGGCAACGGTGGGATGAAGAGCAGGTTCTGCCATGCTTGTGGGACCAAGTACCCTGTTGAATCCGCCAAATTCTGCTGCGAGTGTGGGGTCAGGAGGATGTGCATCTGA
- the zc2hc1a gene encoding zinc finger C2HC domain-containing protein 1A isoform X1, whose protein sequence is MMEEFEDQDAPSVEDLIQCHTCKRSFFPKVLDKHAKICQKSATKKRRVFDSSRQRAEGTDIPTLKPVKPKSQSSSSTEKPEPPKKQSNWRKKHDDFIATIRAAKVLTQVMKDGGPLPPPPPPTYDPDYVQCPYCQRRFNENAADRHIKFCQEQAARMPNKGKLGDVKKTPARTQYKPPASVKKTNSPAASTTPSASSRLPQRSGLGQPSGIPSSKSSSAGSIRTNPSGLTSPPSGVGSKTRAMSSGSVRNTQSGTALNKKKVDTYISRNDVDGMNEVGNGGMKSRFCHACGTKYPVESAKFCCECGVRRMCI, encoded by the exons ATGATGGAGGAATTTGAAG ACCAAGATGCTCCTTCTGTTGAGGATCTGATTCAATGCCACACCTGTAAAAGAAGTTTCTTCCCAAAAGTCCTG GATAAGCATGCTAAAATCTGTCAAAAGTCAGCGACCAAAAAGAGGAGGGTTTTTGActccagcagacagagagctgagggCACAGACATCCCCACACTCAAACCTGTCAAACCAAAG TCACAAAGTTCATCTTCTACTGAGAAA CCAGAACCCCCTAAGAAGCAATCCAACTGGCGCAAGAAACACGATGACTTCATTGCCACCATCCGGGCTGCCAAGGTGCTCACTCAGGTCATGAAGGATGGGGGACCATTGCCCCCACCGCCTCCTCCCACTTATGACCCAG ACTATGTCCAGTGCCCCTACTGTCAGCGGAGGTTCAACGAGAatgctgctgacagacacatCAAGTTCTGCCAGGAGCAGGCGGCACGAATGCCCAACAAGGGCAAGTTAGGAGACGTGAAGAAGACTCCTGCTCGCACACAG TACAAGCCTCCTGCTTCAGTAAAGAAGACCAACTCTCCTGCTGCGTCAACCACCCCTTCAGCCTCCTCTCGCTTACCCCAGAGATCAGGCCTCGGACAGCCCAGTG GAATCCCATCTAGTAAGAGCTCGTCTGCAGGTTCAATTAGGACTAATCCTTCCGGCCTCACAAGCCCTCCTTCAGG ggTGGGAAGTAAGACCCGAGCGATGAGCTCTGGCTCCGTGAGGAACACTCAGTCTGGAACAGCTCTCAACAAGAAGAAAGTAGACACCTACATATCAAG GAACGATGTCGATGGCATGAACGAAGTTGGCAACGGTGGGATGAAGAGCAGGTTCTGCCATGCTTGTGGGACCAAGTACCCTGTTGAATCCGCCAAATTCTGCTGCGAGTGTGGGGTCAGGAGGATGTGCATCTGA